From Macaca mulatta isolate MMU2019108-1 chromosome 3, T2T-MMU8v2.0, whole genome shotgun sequence, the proteins below share one genomic window:
- the MRPS17 gene encoding small ribosomal subunit protein uS17m isoform X1: protein MSVVRSSVHAKWIVGKVIGTKMQKTAKVRVTRLVLDPYLLKYFNKRKTYFAHDALQQCTVGDIVLLRALPVPRAKHVKHELAEIVFKVGKVIDPVTGKPCAGTTYLESPLSSETTQLSKNLEELNISSAQ from the exons ATGTCTGTAGTTCGTTCATCCGTCCATGCCAAATGGATTGTGGGGAAGGTAATTGGGACAAAAATGCAGAAGACTGCTAAAGTGAGAGTGACCAGGCTTGTTCTGGATCCCTATTTATTAAAG TATTTTAATAAGCGGAAAACCTACTTTGCGCACGATGCCCTTCAGCAGTGCACAGTTGGGGATATTGTGCTTCTCAGAGCTTTACCTGTTCCACGAGCAAAGCATGTGAAACATGAACTGGCCGAGATCGTTTTCAAAGTTGGAAAAGTCATAGATCCAGTGACAGGAAAGCCCTGTGCAGGAACTACCTACCTGGAGAGTCCGTTGAGTTCGGAAACCACCCAGCTAAGCAAAAATCTGGAAGAACTCAATATCTCTTCAGCACAGTGA